DNA from Hyphomicrobiales bacterium:
TTTTATATTTGCATGGTACAAGACCAGAAGAAGCAGAACTTCAAGCCCTTCATTCTTAAGGACAAATAGCAATCAAACTTATTGCTTTTTATCGGTCTTCAAGTTCATCAAACCAACCGTAACGCCTGTTGATTTAGAAACGATTTTGTAACTGCCATCAAATTGACGGTAGATTTTCGCGCATTTTGTTTTGCCTTGAGCCGCTTTTTTCCAAGTGGTGCAAATGCTGTCGCCTTGCACTTGCCAACGCCCGTCATCTGCCCCTTTACCGGTCACACGCAAAGAAGCTGTTGCATCAGGCCGTAGCGTGACTTCGCCCGAAAAGCCGATGCCTGTCCATGAGAAAGTTCGTTCAATCTTCAAGCTTTGCTCGAGAATATCTTTGGTTTGTAGCTCGCCATTGTTTGAACAGGCTGCGAGCGAAACGGTAACGAGTAAGACAAATGACCAGCGCAACAAGACGCACTTATTTTTAAGCAACCCAACCAAGCTCTAATCTTTCTGCTTGCATGATTTCGCGTTCTTCATCGGATGCAAGTTCTTGCTCCCAATAATGCAACATCGGCTCCACCTTAGCGTGCCAAATTGGTGGGATTAACGCGATGATCAACATGGTGAGATAGCCATGAGGCATGGTCGGCGTACCCTCCAAATTCTCCAATTGCCAAAACGGTTTATTCGCAAATTGATGATGATGTGAATGACGGGGCAAATTAAACAGCATCAAATTGGAAACGAACCGATTGCAGTTCCATGAATGGCGAGGCTCTATCCTTGTGCCGTGCATTCTGATCAGGCCGTAATGCTCGACGTAATTGACGAGTTCTAAAAATAACTTTCCAATCAAGCCGATGACAACAAAGAACAAAACACCCATCCAACCCGCGATAAGGTAGTGAGCGACTATCAAAGCGAGGGTCATGAATTGGCCACGGATTGCTCTATTTTTCCATGACATAGCCTTGTAACCACGTCTTTTGGCCCGCTCTTCTTCGATATCGAAAGCCCCTAAAAACGCACCAATAGTTGAGCGAAAAACGAAGCCCAACACATATTCGCCACGCCGAGCTGTTGCCGGGTCTTGCTTGGTGCCGACATTGCGGTGATGGCCATGCACGTGCTCAATCGCGAAGGTGGTATCAAGCGTGAAGGCAAGCAACCAGCGGCCCACAATGAAATCGCGTGCATTAACACGGTGAGTCAATTCATGCGCAACATTGGTCGCCCCCGCGCCCATCAACATGCCAGCGCCCAACACGCCGATTGTAAAATGAAAAGTGTTTGTGGCCGCTTTGTTAGCAGCAATATCGATGCCGATTGTCGCAAAAGCAGCTTCGATCGAACCGCTCAACGCGCCAACACCTGCATAATAACCGAAGACAATGGACAAGAGTGCAATCAGCGGCAAGCAGGAGAGCAGATAGAAATTCAACAAAGCAGTAAGATAAGGATGGTCTTTCTCTTGCTCACCGGCCAATTCATCGACGAAGGTTGCCATGATTGTTGGCAGAGCCAAAACCAACAGCATCCATGCACCGCCTGCAGCGGCTGCAAAAACACAAAATACCATGATGATTGGCAACAGTGCATATTGAATATGTGGCGTAAGCTTTGATGACATAACCGTCTCCGTTTCGCCTAGAACTTTAAGAACGAAATCAAAACTGTCAAAGGTAAAATTCAATACAGCTTCGCTGGCGGATTTTTACAATCCGTTCTGGCAGGCTCTAAGACAGACTTTAAAGTTCAGCCCAATCGCGGCATTGAGATGGTGCTATAACCCGAATCCACAAAGTGAATTTCACCGGTAACGCCAGAAGACAGATCAGACAGCAGGTACAATCCCGTGCCACCAACCTCAGAGATGTCCACTGTTCTGCCGAGAGGCGAATTCTCTTTTTGGTAATTAAACATCTGTCTCGCATCTGCCACACCGGCACCTGCAAGCGTTCTAACCGGACCCGCCGAAACGGCATTAACGCGAATGTTGTCGCGGCCATAATCTGATGCGAGATAGCGCACGGACGATTCAAGCGCTGCTTTTGCGACACCCATAACATTGTAGTTCGGCATCACGCGTGTTGACCCGCCATAGGTCAATGTGATCATGGAACCACCGTCTGGCATCATTTCTGCAGCACGCTTTGCAATCTCAGTGAAAGAGAAGCAGGAGATCACCATTGTGCGGGAGAAGTTCTCACGGCTTGTGTCTGCGTATTTGCCTTTGAGCTCATTTTTGTCAGAAAATGCGATGGCATGAACGAGAAAATCAATCTTGCCCCATTTTTCTTTCAACGTATCAAAGACCGCATCAACTGTTTCAATGTCTTCCACATCGCATGGCACCAAAATATCAGAGCCAACACTGTCAGCAAGCGGCTTCACGCGCTTACCAAAAGCTTCGCCTTGATAGGTGAAAGCCAATTCTGCGCCTTGGTCTGCCAATGCTTTGGCAATGCCCCAAGCAATCGAGTGATCGTTAGCTACCCCCATAACGAGGCCGCGTTTTCCTGCCATTAAACCAGACATGAAGCCTCCAGCCTTAAGATGAGAGTTTTTGGAAGACGAGCGTCGCGTTCGTTCCGCCAAAGCCAAACGAGTTTGAAAGCGCAACGTTCACGTCAACATTATCAATGCGGGCGCGGGCAATTGGAACACCCTCAAATTCAGGGTCCAACTCAGTAATGTGCGCACTTTCGCAAATGAAGGAGTTTTCCATCATCAACAATGAGTAGATCGCTTCTTGAACCCCTGTTGCACCAAGCGAGTGGCCTGTCAGAGATTTTGTCGCTGAGATATGCGGGATTTTGTCGCCAAACACTTCTTTGATCGCGCCAATTTCTTGCTTATCGCCAACAGGTGTCGAGGTGCCGTGTGTGTTGATGTAAGTGACATCTTCATTCACAGTTTCAAGCGCCATCTTCATGCAACGGATCGCGCCTTCACCAGATGGAGCCACCATATCGTGACCATCGGATGTTGCGCCGTAGCCAACGATTTCGCCGTAAATTTTCGCACCGCGTGCTTTTGCGTGTTCTAATTCTTCAAGAACCAAAACGCCCGCACCACCTGCAATAACGAAACCATCGCGGGATGCATCATAGGCGCGAGAAGCGGACTCAGGTGTTTCATTGTGCTTGGATGTCATTGCACCCATCGCATCAAACAAGTTCGACATTGTCCAATCGAGATCTTCACTACCGCCTGCAAAAACAATATCTTGCTTACCCATTTGGATCAGCTCGTAAGCATTACCAATACAGTGGTTTGACGTCGCACAAGCAGACGAAATTGTGTAGTTGATACCATGAATTTTAAAAGGCGTTGCAAGGGTTGCAGAGGCCGTAGAAGACATAGCCTTTGGCACAGCAAACGGGCCGATGCGCTTTGGAGAACCATTTTTCTGAGTTACCGCAGCCGCTTCCACAACCACGCGGGTTGATGGACCACCAGAACCCATCACAATACCTGTGCGTGGGTTTTGCGAAACGTCGCCCTCTTCTAAGCCAGCATCTTTAATGGCTTCTTCCATTGCAACATAGTTCCAAGCAGAACCTTTGCCCATGAAACGAGTAACGCGGCGGTCGACGACTTCGAACGGGTCTAGTGTCGGTGCACCCATAACCTGGCAACGGAAACCATTTTCCGCAAAGTCTGGCGCATGGCTTAGACCAGATTTTGTATGAATGAGGCTATCGAGAACCTCCGGTAGATTATTACCAATTGAGGATACAATCCCCATGCCGGTCACAACAACACGCTTCATTTTTTACTTTTCCTTCAATTCACCAAGATCAGGATCGAGTGATGCAGCGGGCTTTTAAGCCGCTTTTTCTTTTGATAGGCCAACCTTCAAATCTTTGGCCGTATAAATTTGTTCGCCGTCTGCTTTTAGCCAACCATCAGCGATGCCCAGCACGAGACGACCTCTCATAACACGTTTAAAGTCGACGCCATATTCAACTTGTTTGGTTTTTGGCGTGACCATGCCTTTAAATTTCACTTCGCCTGTGGAGAGCGCCATACCATATCCAGGTTCGCCGAGCCATCCAAGATAGAAACCTGTGAGCTGCCAAAGAGCATCTAGCCCCAAACAACCAGGCATAATTTCGTTGCCGATGAAGTGGCAAGGGAAGAACCAAGCTTCTGGATCTACATCTAATTCCGCGCGAATGAACCCTTTGTCATAGGCGCCACCCGTTTCGCTTACCTCTGTGATGCGGTTAAACATCAGCATTGGCGGCGCAGGTAGTTGCGCGTTGCCCTGCCCGAACAATTCCGAACGGCCACAGGCCAAAAGCTCTTCATAAGTAAAACTCGATTGACGGGGATCCATGTCTACTCCTAAAAATTCTCATATGCGCGGTGGTGCGCAGTGCCGCACTCACAATCGCCGTTAAGCGTGTACTTAACGAGTTTTTCTGCCAATGCCAATCTGATTTCGTTCACCAAACGACAACAACAGCTTTTGCAATGTACAATTTGTGGTGTTATAAGGTTTTCGATAGCAAAAGTTATCCATGGTTTTGACGTTGTCCTTAGGGGTAATGTGGGTCAAAATTGAAGAATAATAGTGGAAATGGTCATTTTATGATGATGCAGACGTCAACAGTTGAACAATTGCGCGAGGCAGGCCTTAAGCCTACACGCCAACGCATTGCTATTGCCGACATCCTTTTTAAGGACGGTCACAAGCATATTTCGGCTGAAGATCTTTATAGTGTGATCGAGCGTAGCGATATGCCTGTGTCACTCGCAACTGTGTACAACACCTTGCACCAATTCACGAAAGCGGGCCTTTTGCGCGAAGTGAGCGTTGATGGTGCGAAGACATATTTTGATACCAACACCCACGAGCACCAGCATTTCTTCGTTGAAGATACGAACGAAGTTTTTGATGTGGATGGCATTCAATTATCATCTGAAGACATTCCAAATGTCCCAGATGATATGGAAGTTGTCCGCGTGGACGTCGTTGTACGTCTTCGCAAGAAAACTGCTTAAGGCTAGTTAGCTTACAATTTGAAGATTTGAGATTAGCTTCTAGCGAATCGCATGACTGATTAATCGTGCGATTATTTTACTTTTTCACCGGGATAAACACCGTAAAGCTCTGCTGCTGGTACCCAGCCTGCATAGTTGCGGCCTTCAAGCTCGCACCAACTACCTTCACAGCTTACAATTTCAGCATATACGCCAGATTGTAGCTTGGCAGTCTTAGCTGCATTGCGAAGTGGATTTTTATGGACATTCACATAAGATTCGCCCTTAGACCAAGGAGCAACGATTGCAACGCGATTAGATGACAATAGCGCTTTATGAACCCAGCCTTCTTGATTTTCAGCGTCGCGAATCAAACGCCAAACTTCAAATTCTTGGATGACCTCAACTGGAACACCCGGTTTAACAAACACCCATGAGATGCGGTGATCGAAACTTGGACCAACACGCATATTCGTCCGTTTTGCTTTCAAACTCACAAAACGTGGGAGCGGCAAGCCCGTTTCTTTGCCCTGAATGGCACCAGCAATCAGCCTATCGATGCCACTTGCATCTTGTGCGTTTGCTATTGGCATAATTAATATGGACAAAGCACATAAAATTGAGGAAACAATTACAGGAAACCGAAAAGACGAAAACATTAACACGAGCAACAAACCACTAACTTGAATTTCACCGAACAACTTTCCCAGGAGTGGGATAGCGCTTGGTAAAGCTGCCAGACTGAGGTTAATGTCACCTCAATGAGAAAGGTTAACCGGTTATTAAATGACGAAAAAGA
Protein-coding regions in this window:
- a CDS encoding alkane 1-monooxygenase, whose product is MSSKLTPHIQYALLPIIMVFCVFAAAAGGAWMLLVLALPTIMATFVDELAGEQEKDHPYLTALLNFYLLSCLPLIALLSIVFGYYAGVGALSGSIEAAFATIGIDIAANKAATNTFHFTIGVLGAGMLMGAGATNVAHELTHRVNARDFIVGRWLLAFTLDTTFAIEHVHGHHRNVGTKQDPATARRGEYVLGFVFRSTIGAFLGAFDIEEERAKRRGYKAMSWKNRAIRGQFMTLALIVAHYLIAGWMGVLFFVVIGLIGKLFLELVNYVEHYGLIRMHGTRIEPRHSWNCNRFVSNLMLFNLPRHSHHHQFANKPFWQLENLEGTPTMPHGYLTMLIIALIPPIWHAKVEPMLHYWEQELASDEEREIMQAERLELGWVA
- the fabI gene encoding enoyl-ACP reductase FabI, giving the protein MSGLMAGKRGLVMGVANDHSIAWGIAKALADQGAELAFTYQGEAFGKRVKPLADSVGSDILVPCDVEDIETVDAVFDTLKEKWGKIDFLVHAIAFSDKNELKGKYADTSRENFSRTMVISCFSFTEIAKRAAEMMPDGGSMITLTYGGSTRVMPNYNVMGVAKAALESSVRYLASDYGRDNIRVNAVSAGPVRTLAGAGVADARQMFNYQKENSPLGRTVDISEVGGTGLYLLSDLSSGVTGEIHFVDSGYSTISMPRLG
- the fabB gene encoding beta-ketoacyl-ACP synthase I; this encodes MKRVVVTGMGIVSSIGNNLPEVLDSLIHTKSGLSHAPDFAENGFRCQVMGAPTLDPFEVVDRRVTRFMGKGSAWNYVAMEEAIKDAGLEEGDVSQNPRTGIVMGSGGPSTRVVVEAAAVTQKNGSPKRIGPFAVPKAMSSTASATLATPFKIHGINYTISSACATSNHCIGNAYELIQMGKQDIVFAGGSEDLDWTMSNLFDAMGAMTSKHNETPESASRAYDASRDGFVIAGGAGVLVLEELEHAKARGAKIYGEIVGYGATSDGHDMVAPSGEGAIRCMKMALETVNEDVTYINTHGTSTPVGDKQEIGAIKEVFGDKIPHISATKSLTGHSLGATGVQEAIYSLLMMENSFICESAHITELDPEFEGVPIARARIDNVDVNVALSNSFGFGGTNATLVFQKLSS
- the fabA gene encoding 3-hydroxyacyl-[acyl-carrier-protein] dehydratase FabA; this encodes MDPRQSSFTYEELLACGRSELFGQGNAQLPAPPMLMFNRITEVSETGGAYDKGFIRAELDVDPEAWFFPCHFIGNEIMPGCLGLDALWQLTGFYLGWLGEPGYGMALSTGEVKFKGMVTPKTKQVEYGVDFKRVMRGRLVLGIADGWLKADGEQIYTAKDLKVGLSKEKAA
- the irrA gene encoding iron response transcriptional regulator IrrA encodes the protein MMMQTSTVEQLREAGLKPTRQRIAIADILFKDGHKHISAEDLYSVIERSDMPVSLATVYNTLHQFTKAGLLREVSVDGAKTYFDTNTHEHQHFFVEDTNEVFDVDGIQLSSEDIPNVPDDMEVVRVDVVVRLRKKTA
- a CDS encoding SH3 domain-containing protein, which produces MPIANAQDASGIDRLIAGAIQGKETGLPLPRFVSLKAKRTNMRVGPSFDHRISWVFVKPGVPVEVIQEFEVWRLIRDAENQEGWVHKALLSSNRVAIVAPWSKGESYVNVHKNPLRNAAKTAKLQSGVYAEIVSCEGSWCELEGRNYAGWVPAAELYGVYPGEKVK